The Candidatus Eisenbacteria bacterium genome includes the window ATGGGTTTGCGCTCCGTCCTTGAGAGCGGACGCCCGCGGCGTCTCGCGTTGTGCTCACCGACCTAGTTCGGCAGGCGTCCGACCTCGTTCGTCACCGTGCCGAGCACGCTGTCCAGCGTGCGCAGCGCATCCACATTGGCCTGATACGCGCGCTGAATCGCGATCAGGTCGACCATCGACAACATCGGATCAACGTTCGGCTCTTCGACCGCACCCTGACGCACGCGCGTCACTTCGGAGTCCGCGATGCCGCGCTCGCCGACCGGCACGAAGCGGCCCGCGGCTTCCTTCAGCAATCGCTGCGGTTCGGCGACGGTTTCGCGGCGCAGTTGACCGACGCCGACGCCGTCCACCCACACGGTACCGTCCACTTCGAGTTCGACTTTCGATCCCTGAATCACGATCGGACCCTCGATGCCGAGCAGCGGATCGCCGTGCACGTCGGTGAGCCGGCCGAGCGTGTCGAGTCGCATCGAGCCACCCCGCGTGAGCCGCTCGCCATTGGGTGTCCCCACCACGAAGAAACCGGGCCCGTCGAGCGACACGTCGAGCGGACGCCCGGTCTCGCGAAACGCCCCCTGGTGCAGGTCGAGCGTGCGCACCGGCAC containing:
- a CDS encoding flagellar hook basal-body protein; translated protein: MPLNGIVNTARSLGFYLRLQEVTANNLANANTDSFKSDHLSAERRPGERFPVPVRTLDLHQGAFRETGRPLDVSLDGPGFFVVGTPNGERLTRGGSMRLDTLGRLTDVHGDPLLGIEGPIVIQGSKVELEVDGTVWVDGVGVGQLRRETVAEPQRLLKEAAGRFVPVGERGIADSEVTRVRQGAVEEPNVDPMLSMVDLIAIQRAYQANVDALRTLDSVLGTVTNEVGRLPN